A part of Bacillota bacterium genomic DNA contains:
- a CDS encoding inositol monophosphatase, with protein sequence MARQAAAEAGAILLEGLGAVHRVEVKSSPADLVSEVDRAAEEAIRSRVRARFPGDAFLGEEGGAAGAEGAGPPWRRGWCWIVDPLDGTNNYLHGIPFFAVSLAILEEGRPRYGLTLDPVRGELFEAWAGGGARLGGRPLRVSAVDEMAFALVATGFPFDRRGHRRNLDRLALVADRVQNVRTLGSAALALAYVAAGRLEGFWELHLAPWDLAAGALLVTEAGGRVSGADGEPFRLEGGTVLAATPEIHRRLARLFAEAGLRPSQET encoded by the coding sequence CTGGCGCGTCAGGCGGCGGCGGAGGCGGGGGCGATCCTCCTGGAGGGGCTGGGCGCGGTCCACCGCGTGGAGGTGAAGAGCTCGCCGGCCGACCTGGTCAGCGAGGTGGACCGGGCGGCGGAGGAAGCCATCCGCTCCCGCGTGCGCGCCCGCTTCCCCGGCGACGCCTTCCTCGGCGAGGAGGGAGGCGCGGCCGGCGCGGAGGGGGCGGGACCGCCCTGGAGGCGGGGCTGGTGCTGGATCGTCGATCCCCTGGACGGGACCAACAACTACCTGCACGGCATCCCCTTCTTCGCCGTCTCGCTGGCCATCCTGGAGGAGGGGCGACCGCGCTACGGTCTCACCCTGGACCCGGTACGGGGGGAGCTCTTCGAGGCGTGGGCCGGGGGCGGCGCGCGACTGGGCGGGAGGCCGCTCCGCGTGAGCGCGGTCGACGAGATGGCCTTCGCCCTGGTGGCCACCGGCTTCCCCTTCGACCGGCGCGGCCACCGGCGCAACCTGGACCGGCTGGCCCTGGTGGCGGACCGCGTCCAGAACGTCCGCACGCTCGGCTCGGCGGCCCTGGCCCTGGCCTACGTGGCCGCCGGCCGGCTCGAGGGCTTCTGGGAGCTCCACCTCGCCCCCTGGGACCTGGCGGCCGGGGCGCTTCTGGTGACGGAGGCGGGCGGCCGCGTCAGCGGTGCCGACGGCGAGCCCTTCCGCCTGGAGGGCGGCACGGTGCTGGCCGCCACCCCGGAGATCCACCGCCGCCTGGCCCGGCTCTTCGCCGAGGCCGGTCTACGCCCGTCCCAGGAGACATAG
- a CDS encoding cation-translocating P-type ATPase, with translation MRTESLPSQAARTAWHARPLADVLAAWGSDPERGLSEAEAAERLGRFGPNRLPEGRPPSWWRIFFAQFQDFMVLLLLAATGVSLLLGETSDALVILAILLLNALLGTYQEARAERSLALLKALTAPQARVLRDGRERLVAAEQVVPGDLLLLEAGDRVGADARLVEAAALEADESMLTGESHPVAKRAADGLAVDVLPGERSNMVYQGTVLTRGRGRAVVVATGLATEMGAIAGLMSESGPAQTPLEERLDRLGRWIVAACLSVAAATTLLGIARGYAPYEMFLAGVGLAVAAIPEGLPAVVTITLAVGVQRMIRRNAVVRHLPAVETLGTATVICSDKTGTLTRNEMSVREVRWPGGSCLVEGVGYDPAPAAARLRLEGRGGEGALRRLALAGLLASDARLARGPGGWTVEGDPTEGALVALAGRAGLDPEGSRRLWSRLAELPFEAERRAMSALVRRPAGGGPEAWPAPPGHAAGEAVLVVKGAPDRLLEASLHVLEGERPRPLTEPLRERFAREADEMAARALRVLALAYRPAVAAREVRPEDESGLVFLGLVGMIDPPRPESVPAVAECREAGIRVTMITGDHPATALAVAREVGIAESPEQVVLGRELELLTERQLERRLREARVFARVSPAHKLRIVRALQRQGEVVAMTGDGVNDAPAVRQADIGVAMGRSGTEVTREAADLVLADDDFATIVAAVREGRAIYDNVRRSVRYLLACNTGELLAMFGGTLLALPLPLTAAQILFVNLVTDGLPAVALSLEPPEGDVMRRPPRPPRESLFARGLGRKVLERGLFIGLATLAVFAAAWWQHRDLALARTLATATLVLTQLIHAVEVRTEEKPFWEAGVASNPALWAGVASSFAALLLVVYLPWAARAFGMVAPPPRAWLPVLLACLAALLLAVVDHLGRRGGRRREPAFHRPAGVGLR, from the coding sequence ATGCGGACGGAGAGCCTACCGAGCCAGGCGGCCCGGACCGCCTGGCACGCCAGGCCGCTGGCGGATGTGCTGGCGGCCTGGGGCAGCGATCCGGAACGGGGGCTGAGCGAGGCCGAGGCGGCGGAGCGCCTCGGCCGCTTCGGCCCCAACCGGCTGCCCGAAGGGCGCCCCCCCTCCTGGTGGCGGATCTTTTTCGCCCAGTTCCAGGACTTCATGGTGCTCCTGCTGCTTGCCGCCACCGGCGTCTCGCTCCTCCTGGGCGAGACCTCCGACGCCCTCGTCATCCTGGCCATCCTCCTGCTCAACGCGCTGCTGGGCACCTACCAGGAAGCGCGCGCCGAGCGTTCCCTGGCGCTGCTCAAGGCGCTCACCGCACCCCAGGCGCGCGTGCTGCGCGACGGGCGGGAGCGGCTCGTCGCCGCGGAGCAGGTGGTCCCCGGCGACCTGCTCCTGCTGGAGGCGGGCGATCGCGTCGGCGCCGACGCTCGGCTCGTCGAGGCGGCGGCGCTGGAGGCGGACGAGTCCATGCTCACCGGCGAGAGCCACCCCGTGGCCAAACGGGCGGCCGACGGCCTCGCCGTCGACGTGCTGCCGGGCGAGCGGAGCAACATGGTCTACCAGGGAACGGTCCTCACCCGGGGCCGCGGGCGCGCGGTGGTCGTAGCCACCGGGCTGGCCACCGAGATGGGCGCCATCGCCGGCCTGATGAGCGAGTCGGGTCCGGCGCAGACGCCGCTGGAGGAGCGGCTCGACCGCCTCGGCCGCTGGATCGTGGCCGCCTGCCTCTCCGTCGCCGCGGCCACCACGCTGCTGGGCATCGCCCGCGGCTACGCGCCCTACGAGATGTTCCTGGCCGGCGTGGGACTGGCCGTGGCCGCCATCCCGGAGGGGCTGCCGGCGGTGGTCACCATCACCCTGGCGGTGGGCGTGCAGCGCATGATCCGGCGCAACGCCGTCGTCCGCCACCTCCCCGCCGTGGAGACGCTGGGCACGGCCACCGTCATCTGCAGCGACAAGACGGGCACCCTGACGCGCAACGAGATGAGCGTGCGCGAGGTCCGCTGGCCCGGCGGGAGCTGCCTGGTGGAGGGCGTCGGCTACGATCCGGCGCCCGCCGCCGCACGCCTGCGCCTGGAGGGCCGCGGCGGCGAGGGCGCGCTCCGGCGCCTGGCGCTGGCGGGCCTCCTGGCCAGCGACGCGCGACTCGCCCGGGGACCGGGCGGCTGGACGGTGGAGGGCGACCCCACGGAGGGCGCGCTGGTGGCGCTGGCCGGCCGGGCCGGACTCGACCCCGAGGGGAGCCGCCGGCTCTGGAGCCGCCTGGCCGAGCTGCCCTTCGAGGCCGAGCGGCGGGCCATGAGCGCTCTCGTCCGCCGGCCGGCGGGAGGCGGGCCGGAGGCATGGCCGGCGCCGCCGGGCCATGCGGCGGGGGAGGCGGTCCTGGTGGTCAAGGGGGCGCCGGACCGCCTCCTGGAGGCTTCGCTCCACGTCCTGGAGGGGGAGCGTCCCCGGCCCCTGACGGAACCGCTCCGCGAGCGCTTCGCCCGCGAGGCGGACGAGATGGCGGCGCGGGCGCTGCGGGTGCTGGCGCTGGCCTACCGGCCGGCGGTGGCCGCCCGGGAGGTGCGGCCGGAGGACGAGAGCGGGCTGGTCTTCCTGGGTCTGGTGGGGATGATCGACCCGCCGCGTCCCGAGTCGGTGCCGGCGGTGGCCGAGTGCCGCGAGGCGGGCATCCGGGTGACCATGATCACCGGCGACCACCCGGCGACGGCGCTGGCCGTGGCGCGCGAGGTGGGGATCGCCGAGAGCCCGGAGCAGGTGGTTCTGGGCCGGGAGCTGGAGCTCCTGACGGAGCGGCAGCTGGAGCGCCGCCTCCGCGAGGCGCGCGTCTTCGCCCGGGTCAGCCCGGCGCACAAGCTGCGCATCGTCCGGGCCCTGCAGCGGCAGGGCGAGGTGGTGGCCATGACGGGTGACGGCGTCAACGACGCCCCCGCCGTCCGCCAGGCCGACATCGGCGTCGCCATGGGCCGCTCGGGCACGGAGGTGACGCGGGAGGCGGCCGACCTGGTGCTGGCCGACGACGACTTCGCCACCATCGTGGCCGCCGTGCGCGAAGGGCGGGCCATCTACGACAACGTGCGGCGCTCGGTCCGCTACCTCCTGGCCTGCAACACCGGAGAGCTGCTGGCCATGTTCGGCGGCACCCTCCTGGCGCTGCCGCTGCCGCTGACGGCCGCTCAGATCCTCTTCGTCAACCTGGTGACGGACGGCCTGCCCGCCGTCGCCCTCAGCCTTGAGCCGCCGGAGGGCGACGTGATGCGGCGCCCGCCCAGGCCGCCGCGCGAGAGCCTCTTCGCGCGGGGGCTGGGCCGGAAGGTGCTGGAGCGCGGCCTCTTCATCGGGCTGGCCACGCTGGCCGTCTTCGCCGCCGCCTGGTGGCAGCACCGCGACCTGGCGCTCGCCCGGACGCTGGCCACGGCCACGCTGGTCCTCACCCAGCTGATCCATGCCGTCGAGGTGCGGACCGAGGAGAAGCCCTTCTGGGAGGCCGGAGTGGCCAGCAACCCGGCGCTGTGGGCCGGCGTCGCCTCCTCCTTCGCGGCGCTCCTCCTGGTCGTCTACCTGCCCTGGGCGGCGCGCGCCTTCGGCATGGTGGCGCCGCCGCCGCGGGCCTGGCTGCCGGTCCTGCTGGCCTGCCTGGCCGCGCTGCTGCTGGCGGTGGTCGACCACCTGGGGCGGCGCGGTGGCCGCCGGCGGGAGCCGGCCTTTCACCGGCCGGCGGGCGTTGGGCTAAGATAA
- the dapF gene encoding diaminopimelate epimerase — protein sequence MRFIKMHGLGNDYVYVDAIAGGKGPAAEPELAGWPDERLRRLAVAVSDRHLGVGGDGLILMLRGEQAPFRMRIFNADGSEGEMCGNGIRCVAKYLVDEGYADGGELPIETRAGLIRTEVLGGDRRIRQVRVDMGPPRSVGDPLELEAAGGRWRCRPVSMGNPHAVVFVDDPGAVDLAVVGPALEHHRAFPGRTNVEFVRVAAPDRLEVRVWERGSGATLACGTGACASAVAAAVEGRAGRRLAVDLPGGRLEVEWAADGRVWMTGPAEEVFRGEYPIPF from the coding sequence GTGCGTTTCATCAAGATGCACGGCCTGGGCAACGACTACGTCTACGTCGACGCCATCGCCGGCGGGAAGGGGCCGGCCGCCGAGCCGGAGCTGGCCGGCTGGCCCGACGAGCGGCTCCGCCGCCTCGCCGTGGCCGTCTCCGACCGCCACCTGGGCGTGGGCGGCGACGGGTTGATCCTCATGCTGCGCGGCGAGCAGGCGCCCTTCCGCATGCGCATCTTCAACGCCGACGGCAGCGAGGGCGAGATGTGTGGCAACGGCATCCGCTGCGTGGCCAAGTACCTGGTGGACGAGGGCTACGCAGACGGCGGCGAGCTGCCCATCGAGACGCGGGCCGGCCTCATCCGCACGGAGGTGCTCGGGGGCGACCGCCGCATCCGCCAGGTGCGCGTCGACATGGGGCCGCCCCGGTCGGTGGGCGATCCGCTGGAGCTGGAGGCGGCGGGCGGGCGCTGGCGCTGCCGGCCCGTCTCCATGGGCAATCCCCACGCGGTCGTCTTCGTCGACGACCCCGGCGCCGTCGACCTGGCGGTGGTGGGGCCGGCCCTGGAGCACCATCGGGCCTTCCCGGGCCGGACCAACGTGGAGTTCGTCCGCGTGGCGGCCCCCGACCGGCTCGAGGTGCGGGTCTGGGAGCGGGGTTCGGGCGCCACGCTGGCCTGCGGCACCGGCGCCTGCGCCAGCGCCGTGGCCGCCGCGGTGGAGGGCCGGGCGGGGCGGAGGCTGGCCGTCGACCTGCCGGGGGGCCGCCTGGAGGTGGAGTGGGCCGCCGACGGTCGCGTCTGGATGACGGGGCCGGCCGAGGAAGTCTTCCGCGGCGAGTATCCCATCCCGTTCTGA